The Miscanthus floridulus cultivar M001 chromosome 7, ASM1932011v1, whole genome shotgun sequence genome includes a region encoding these proteins:
- the LOC136462822 gene encoding gamma-glutamyl peptidase 5-like, translating to MTKPAAGRGGRRYALLLALWDSEYAKEVYGGYYNVFVAAFGDVSGGTDERWDCFRVIAGEFPAPEDLASYDGFVVSGSPHDAHGDEPWRRRLCALVQTVHAMRKRVLGICFGHQVLCRALGGRVGRARNGWDVGVRKVTFAPELLEGRLEFLGGLVEDDLPRSAALIEVNQDEVWEIPPAATVLVYSEKTRVEVFAVGERALGIQGHPEYTFDILHNLIDRLTNQRAIRRSGGRLAFWTALCKGFLGGGGDRTQPALPVMRGTVAPEVTSCAVAGCGFTSAAAMIQLARSN from the coding sequence ATGACTAAGCCGGCGGCGGGGCGCGGCGGGAGGCGCTACGCGCTGCTGCTGGCGCTCTGGGACTCGGAGTACGCCAAGGAGGTGTACGGCGGGTACTACAACGTCTTCGTCGCCGCGTTCGGCGACGTCAGCGGTGGCACCGACGAGAGGTGGGACTGCTTCCGCGTGATCGCCGGCGAGTTCCCCGCGCCGGAGGACCTGGCGTCGTACGACGGCTTCGTGGTGAGCGGGAGCCCGCACGACGCGCACGGCGACGAGCCGTGGAGACGGCGCCTCTGCGCGCTCGTCCAGACCGTCCACGCCATGAGGAAGCGGGTGCTCGGCATCTGCTTCGGGCAccaggtgctgtgccgagcactGGGCGGAAGGGTCGGCAGGGCCCGGAACGGCTGGGACGTCGGGGTGAGGAAGGTGACGTTTGCGCCGGAGCTCCTGGAGGGCCGCCTCGAGTTCCTCGGAGGTCTCGTCGAGGACGACCTCCCCCGGAGCGCCGCCCTCATCGAGGTTAACCAGGACGAGGTGTGGGAGATCCCGCCGGCGGCGACGGTGCTGGTGTACTCGGAGAAGACGCGCGTGGAGGTGTTCGCAGTCGGGGAGCGCGCGCTGGGCATCCAGGGCCACCCGGAGTACACCTTCGACATCCTCCACAACCTCATCGACCGCCTCACCAACCAGAGGGCCATCCGGAGGAGCGGCGGACGGTTGGCGTTCTGGACGGCGCTTTGCAAGGGTTTTCTCGGGGGCGGAGGAGATCGTACGCAGCCTGCTCTGCCGGTGATGCGGGGGACGGTGGCGCCGGAGGTGACCAGCTGCGCCGTCGCTGGCTGCGGCTTCACCAGCGCAGCTGCAATGATCCAGTTGGCTCGCAGCAACTAG